A genomic window from Lycium barbarum isolate Lr01 chromosome 4, ASM1917538v2, whole genome shotgun sequence includes:
- the LOC132636720 gene encoding UDP-glucose flavonoid 3-O-glucosyltransferase 6-like: protein MKETKNIELIFIPCPGIGHLVSTVEMAKLLITREKHMSITVLIIQLPNDNKLSSYIKSVSNFSSNLKFIQLPQDESVLQLLKGNIFSSFIPGHKPAVRDAVAEILKSESDITLAGIVIDLFCTSMIDVANELELPTYVFYTSNAASLGLQFHMQSLSDEFNIDITNYKNNPEAELSISTYLNPFPAKCLPSIALDKEGGGSTMYLDLTRRIRETKGIMINTFVEIEPHAINSLLRDKNIPPVYPVGPVLNLNNVESDKLSESDKNIMKWLDDQSPASVVFLCFGSGGSFKKDQVKEIAYALENSGCQFLWSLRQPPEKDARFPSDYENFEEVLPEGFLQRTQRIGKVMGWAPQLAILSHKAVGGFVSHCGWNSTLESIYFGVPMATWPMYAEQQGNAFQLVKDLGMAVEIKMDYRKDPKVMGQEIIVKAEKIEKAIRELMDPENEIWMKVKNMKEKGRAATMEGGSSYNCIGGFIQSIMENTR from the exons atgaaagAAACCAAGAACATAGAGTTGATCTTCATTCCCTGTCCAGGAATTGGTCATTTAGTATCCACAGTAGAAATGGCAAAACTTCTCATAACTAGAGAAAAACACATGTCCATAACAGTCCTCATTATCCAATTGCCTAATGATAACAAGCTTAGTTCTTATATCAAATCAGTTTCCAATTTCAGCTCAAATTTGAAGTTCATTCAACTCCCTCAAGATGAATCTGTTTTGCAGCTACTCAAAGGGAATATTTTCAGTTCTTTTATTCCTGGTCATAAGCCTGCAGTTAGAGATGCTGTGGCTGAAATTCTCAAGTCAGAATCAGATATCACACTAGCAG GTATTGTCATCGACTTGTTCTGCACCTCTATGATTGATGTGGCCAATGAACTTGAGCTACCAACCTATGTTTTCTACACCTCTAATGCAGCCTCTCTTGGTCTTCAATTCCATATGCAGAGCCTTAGTGATGAATTTAATATAGATATTACCAATTACAAAAATAACCCTGAAGCAGAACTTTCTATATCAACATATCTCAATCCATTTCCAGCAAAATGTTTGCCCTCCATAGCCTTAGACAAGGAAGGAGGAGGTTCCACCATGTATCTCGATCTTACGAGAAGGATTCGAGAAACGAAAGGTATTATGATAAACACATTTGTTGAAATCGAGCCCCATGCGATCAACTCGCTCTTACGAGACAAGAATATACCGCCTGTATACCCTGTTGGACCCGTGTTGAACCTTAATAATGTTGAAAGTGACAAATTGAGTGAATCTGATAAGAATATTATGAAGTGGCTAGATGATCAATCCCCTGCATCTGTAGTGTTCCTCTGTTTTGGTAGTGGTGGAAGTTTTAAAAAAGATCAAGTTAAGGAAATAGCCTACGCTCTAGAAAATAGTGGGTGTCAGTTTTTGTGGTCACTGAGGCAACCACCAGAGAAAGATGCAAGGTTTCCAAGTgactatgaaaattttgaagaagTCTTGCCAGAAGGGTTCTTGCAAAGAACACAAAGGATTGGAAAG GTGATGGGATGGGCACCTCAATTGGCAATTTTGTCTCATAAAGCTGTGGGAGGCTTTGTGTCACACTGTGGGTGGAATTCGACTTTGGAAAGCATTTATTTCGGAGTGCCAATGGCTACTTGGCCAATGTACGCAGAGCAACAAGGGAATGCATTTCAATTGGTTAAGGATTTGGGAATGGCAGTCGAGATTAAGATGGATTACAGGAAGGATCCGAAAGTGATGGGCCAAGAAATTATAGTGAAAGCAGAGAAGATTGAGAAAGCGATAAGGGAACTTATGGACCCGGAGAATGAAATTTGGATGAAAGTGAAAAATATGAAGGAGAAGGGCAGAGCGGCAACAATGGAAGGTGGCTCTTCTTATAATTGTATTGGAGGTTTCATCCAGAGTATCATGGAGAATACTCGGTAA